Proteins from one Esox lucius isolate fEsoLuc1 chromosome 19, fEsoLuc1.pri, whole genome shotgun sequence genomic window:
- the sergef gene encoding secretion-regulating guanine nucleotide exchange factor isoform X2 — protein MDTDVVGQLGIYTWGANSYGQLGHGHVEDLSLPRLADDGVRQTRQTRAVRLLSGGGGHSTVVSEEGELLVCGQNHKGQLGLGHSSEVRTFKICPLIGHRVAQVSCGWDFTLILTGHGQILTCGSNAYGQLGTSEPVSHSVQPRPVQALGEPVVGVAAGLRHSLAVTGTGQVYQWGFGLSGQARRALSPQPVPEHFTSKTPRLVPGLGHVMSHWVAAGSAHCACLTVTGDVFLWGSNKHGQLTRTETFLPAPVRLDRSALDGERVTNIHSGWTHLVAQTEKRRVFTWGRANYGQLGRTEPTSQCSGGASPGATTQWTRVPSEVKVLCGATQIACGSEHNLAIVGGRLLSWGWNEHGMCGDGSENDVSQPQPVADLRPILIGCGAGHSMALCAVNGSDGEQRASVDVEMRRSALT, from the exons ATGGATACCGATGTGGTAGGACAATTAGGTATCTACACGTGG GGTGCGAACAGCTATGGGCAGTTAGGACATGGACATGTGGAAGACCTGTCCCTGCCCAGGCTCGCGGATGATGGAGTCCGACAGACGCGACAGACCAGGGCGGTGCGGTTACTCAGCGGAGGCGGCGGACATTCGACCGTGGTGTCGG AGGAAGGAGAGCTACTTGTATGTGGGCAGAACCACAAAGGTCAGCTGGGACTGGGTCACAGTTCAGAGGTCAGAACCTTTAAAATCTGTCCTCTCATAGGTCACAGGGTTGCCCAAGTGTCCTGCGGTTGGGACTTCACGCTCATTCTCACTG GTCACGGCCAAATACTGACGTGTGGATCAAATGCATATGGGCAGCTGGGCACCTCGGAGCCAGTCAGTCATTCTGTCCAGCCGCGGCCTGTCCAGGCTCTGGGGGAGCCTGTGGTCGGCGTGGCTGCTGGACTCAGACATTCACTAGCTGTTACCG GGACCGGCCAGGTGTACCAGTGGGGTTTCGGTCTCTCGGGTCAGGCCAGGAGAGCTCTGAGCCCACAGCCGGTCCCGGAACACTTCACCTCCAAGACCCCCCGTCTGGTCCCAGGTCTGGGTCACGTGATGTCACACTGGGTAGCAGCAGGCTCCGCCCATTGTGCATGTCTCACTG TGACGGGTGACGTCTTCCTCTGGGGCAGTAATAAGCACGGCCAGCTGACCCGTACTGAGACCTTTCTGCCTGCACCCGTCCGGTTGGACCGATCAGCACTGGACGGAGAGAGGGTCACGAACATACACAGTGGATGGACGCACCTTGTGGCCCAAACAG AGAAGAGGCGGGTCTTCACATGGGGCAGAGCCAATTACGGACAGCTGGGCAGGACAGAACCGACCAGTCAGTGTTCCGGAGGTGCCTCACCAGGCGCTACCACTCAATGGACACGTGTCCCTTCTGAGGTCAAGGTCCTCTGTGGAGCCACACAG ATTGCCTGTGGATCTGAACATAACCTTGCCATCGTTg GGGGCCGTCTGCTGTCCTGGGGCTGGAACGAACACGGCATGTGTGGGGACGGTTCCGAGAATGACGTCAGCCAACCACAGCCTGTTGCTGACCTCAGGCctattctgattggctgtggaGCAGGTCACTCTATGGCACTATGTGCTGTAAATGGCTCTGACGGAGAGCAGAGGGCTTCAGTGGATGTGGAGATGAGACGATCTGCACTTACTTGA
- the sergef gene encoding secretion-regulating guanine nucleotide exchange factor isoform X3, whose amino-acid sequence MDTDVVGQLGIYTWGANSYGQLGHGHVEDLSLPRLADDGVRQTRQTRAVRLLSGGGGHSTVVSGHRVAQVSCGWDFTLILTGHGQILTCGSNAYGQLGTSEPVSHSVQPRPVQALGEPVVGVAAGLRHSLAVTGTGQVYQWGFGLSGQARRALSPQPVPEHFTSKTPRLVPGLGHVMSHWVAAGSAHCACLTVTGDVFLWGSNKHGQLTRTETFLPAPVRLDRSALDGERVTNIHSGWTHLVAQTEKRRVFTWGRANYGQLGRTEPTSQCSGGASPGATTQWTRVPSEVKVLCGATQIACGSEHNLAIVGGRLLSWGWNEHGMCGDGSENDVSQPQPVADLRPILIGCGAGHSMALCAVNGSDGEQRASVDVEMRRSALT is encoded by the exons ATGGATACCGATGTGGTAGGACAATTAGGTATCTACACGTGG GGTGCGAACAGCTATGGGCAGTTAGGACATGGACATGTGGAAGACCTGTCCCTGCCCAGGCTCGCGGATGATGGAGTCCGACAGACGCGACAGACCAGGGCGGTGCGGTTACTCAGCGGAGGCGGCGGACATTCGACCGTGGTGTCGG GTCACAGGGTTGCCCAAGTGTCCTGCGGTTGGGACTTCACGCTCATTCTCACTG GTCACGGCCAAATACTGACGTGTGGATCAAATGCATATGGGCAGCTGGGCACCTCGGAGCCAGTCAGTCATTCTGTCCAGCCGCGGCCTGTCCAGGCTCTGGGGGAGCCTGTGGTCGGCGTGGCTGCTGGACTCAGACATTCACTAGCTGTTACCG GGACCGGCCAGGTGTACCAGTGGGGTTTCGGTCTCTCGGGTCAGGCCAGGAGAGCTCTGAGCCCACAGCCGGTCCCGGAACACTTCACCTCCAAGACCCCCCGTCTGGTCCCAGGTCTGGGTCACGTGATGTCACACTGGGTAGCAGCAGGCTCCGCCCATTGTGCATGTCTCACTG TGACGGGTGACGTCTTCCTCTGGGGCAGTAATAAGCACGGCCAGCTGACCCGTACTGAGACCTTTCTGCCTGCACCCGTCCGGTTGGACCGATCAGCACTGGACGGAGAGAGGGTCACGAACATACACAGTGGATGGACGCACCTTGTGGCCCAAACAG AGAAGAGGCGGGTCTTCACATGGGGCAGAGCCAATTACGGACAGCTGGGCAGGACAGAACCGACCAGTCAGTGTTCCGGAGGTGCCTCACCAGGCGCTACCACTCAATGGACACGTGTCCCTTCTGAGGTCAAGGTCCTCTGTGGAGCCACACAG ATTGCCTGTGGATCTGAACATAACCTTGCCATCGTTg GGGGCCGTCTGCTGTCCTGGGGCTGGAACGAACACGGCATGTGTGGGGACGGTTCCGAGAATGACGTCAGCCAACCACAGCCTGTTGCTGACCTCAGGCctattctgattggctgtggaGCAGGTCACTCTATGGCACTATGTGCTGTAAATGGCTCTGACGGAGAGCAGAGGGCTTCAGTGGATGTGGAGATGAGACGATCTGCACTTACTTGA
- the sergef gene encoding secretion-regulating guanine nucleotide exchange factor isoform X1 — protein MDTDVVGQLGIYTWGANSYGQLGHGHVEDLSLPRLADDGVRQTRQTRAVRLLSGGGGHSTVVSEIETHQTRQHSSSLQLSNFEEGELLVCGQNHKGQLGLGHSSEVRTFKICPLIGHRVAQVSCGWDFTLILTGHGQILTCGSNAYGQLGTSEPVSHSVQPRPVQALGEPVVGVAAGLRHSLAVTGTGQVYQWGFGLSGQARRALSPQPVPEHFTSKTPRLVPGLGHVMSHWVAAGSAHCACLTVTGDVFLWGSNKHGQLTRTETFLPAPVRLDRSALDGERVTNIHSGWTHLVAQTEKRRVFTWGRANYGQLGRTEPTSQCSGGASPGATTQWTRVPSEVKVLCGATQIACGSEHNLAIVGGRLLSWGWNEHGMCGDGSENDVSQPQPVADLRPILIGCGAGHSMALCAVNGSDGEQRASVDVEMRRSALT, from the exons ATGGATACCGATGTGGTAGGACAATTAGGTATCTACACGTGG GGTGCGAACAGCTATGGGCAGTTAGGACATGGACATGTGGAAGACCTGTCCCTGCCCAGGCTCGCGGATGATGGAGTCCGACAGACGCGACAGACCAGGGCGGTGCGGTTACTCAGCGGAGGCGGCGGACATTCGACCGTGGTGTCGG aaatcgagactcatcagaccaggcaacattcttccagtcttcaactgtccaattttg AGGAAGGAGAGCTACTTGTATGTGGGCAGAACCACAAAGGTCAGCTGGGACTGGGTCACAGTTCAGAGGTCAGAACCTTTAAAATCTGTCCTCTCATAGGTCACAGGGTTGCCCAAGTGTCCTGCGGTTGGGACTTCACGCTCATTCTCACTG GTCACGGCCAAATACTGACGTGTGGATCAAATGCATATGGGCAGCTGGGCACCTCGGAGCCAGTCAGTCATTCTGTCCAGCCGCGGCCTGTCCAGGCTCTGGGGGAGCCTGTGGTCGGCGTGGCTGCTGGACTCAGACATTCACTAGCTGTTACCG GGACCGGCCAGGTGTACCAGTGGGGTTTCGGTCTCTCGGGTCAGGCCAGGAGAGCTCTGAGCCCACAGCCGGTCCCGGAACACTTCACCTCCAAGACCCCCCGTCTGGTCCCAGGTCTGGGTCACGTGATGTCACACTGGGTAGCAGCAGGCTCCGCCCATTGTGCATGTCTCACTG TGACGGGTGACGTCTTCCTCTGGGGCAGTAATAAGCACGGCCAGCTGACCCGTACTGAGACCTTTCTGCCTGCACCCGTCCGGTTGGACCGATCAGCACTGGACGGAGAGAGGGTCACGAACATACACAGTGGATGGACGCACCTTGTGGCCCAAACAG AGAAGAGGCGGGTCTTCACATGGGGCAGAGCCAATTACGGACAGCTGGGCAGGACAGAACCGACCAGTCAGTGTTCCGGAGGTGCCTCACCAGGCGCTACCACTCAATGGACACGTGTCCCTTCTGAGGTCAAGGTCCTCTGTGGAGCCACACAG ATTGCCTGTGGATCTGAACATAACCTTGCCATCGTTg GGGGCCGTCTGCTGTCCTGGGGCTGGAACGAACACGGCATGTGTGGGGACGGTTCCGAGAATGACGTCAGCCAACCACAGCCTGTTGCTGACCTCAGGCctattctgattggctgtggaGCAGGTCACTCTATGGCACTATGTGCTGTAAATGGCTCTGACGGAGAGCAGAGGGCTTCAGTGGATGTGGAGATGAGACGATCTGCACTTACTTGA